The following coding sequences lie in one Brevibacterium marinum genomic window:
- a CDS encoding DoxX family protein → MKRQVTQRQSMTMTGILGLAGIAHFLRPEAFDSIVPPRLGDPRFLTYASGAAELGCATLLALPPTRRLGGLAAAALMVAVYPANIYTVKKHWHSPRGRAIALARLPLQIPLVWASWNIAIDRNEGSR, encoded by the coding sequence ATGAAGCGACAGGTAACGCAGCGACAGTCAATGACCATGACGGGCATCCTCGGTCTTGCCGGCATCGCACACTTCCTCCGACCTGAGGCCTTCGACTCGATTGTTCCGCCCCGATTGGGTGATCCACGATTCCTCACCTACGCCAGTGGTGCCGCCGAACTGGGATGTGCGACGTTGCTGGCACTGCCTCCCACACGTCGATTGGGCGGACTGGCAGCCGCGGCACTCATGGTTGCGGTCTATCCTGCCAACATCTATACGGTGAAGAAGCACTGGCACAGCCCCCGGGGACGTGCGATCGCCCTCGCCCGTCTGCCGTTGCAGATTCCCCTGGTATGGGCGTCCTGGAACATCGCGATTGATCGGAACGAAGGCTCACGCTGA
- the helR gene encoding RNA polymerase recycling motor ATPase HelR, with product MPATTFDLPSRFSAKTTPNLIAADDRHFTAVADRLDHELADVESRLAQLRRSPGGSGADALERDTAIHRLTSELTLLRRFGLDMCLGRMVFADSDEIVYIGRMGLRGENGDSLLIDWRAPMAEPFFAATLASPMGLSSRRRYRWSDGRITDYWDETFTSATVDDTTSLDDQAAFIASLGTNRSEKMHDVLGTIQADQDTIIRAPANRPLVVDGGPGTGKTVVALHRAAYLLYSEPRISSGGGMLFVGPNGAFLSYVDDVLPRLGEDGVRLCTLDDLIPDVTTFTEDEHSARLKGSLDPDAVMGRAVGIYEQPPVTSLVIDTVWGELVVGAGEWSAAFASVDSDVDHNSAREEVWDELLENLTATVVDAVEDAEPDQVRTFLSQDPELRDCLTAAWPILDPLDIVGDLWSVPAYLSLAAPKLDESEVACLQRTEPRNWTSSDIPLLDAARRRIGDPADLGRKRRARAEIAAEHDRMADVVDDLINNDDSELMPMTMLAGDDMSGALDNPTGRDPVASDRLAGPFGHIIVDEAQELTDAQWHMLLARCPSKRFTIVGDRAQARHGFGQTWDERLHTIGLDVAQVHLSINYRTPAEVMAEAEPVIRSVVPDANVPQSVRQSGEPVRHCTAADAPSLVEAWLEAHSEGIVCIITVLPHAWSSIAVERVSVLEPGEVKGLEFDLVVLVDPESFGTGVQSGVDRYVSMTRTTAELVIATDEASA from the coding sequence GTGCCTGCCACCACCTTTGATCTGCCCTCTCGGTTCTCTGCCAAAACCACTCCGAATCTCATTGCCGCCGACGACCGCCACTTCACCGCCGTCGCAGACCGGCTCGATCATGAACTCGCCGACGTCGAATCCCGACTCGCGCAGCTTCGGCGCTCGCCGGGAGGATCAGGCGCGGACGCACTCGAACGTGACACCGCCATCCACAGGCTCACCTCCGAACTGACTCTGCTGCGTCGTTTCGGTCTCGACATGTGCCTGGGTCGAATGGTGTTCGCCGACTCGGACGAGATCGTGTATATCGGCCGAATGGGGTTGCGCGGTGAAAATGGAGACTCTCTGCTCATCGACTGGCGAGCTCCCATGGCCGAGCCGTTCTTCGCCGCCACACTCGCCTCACCGATGGGCCTGTCCTCGCGTCGACGTTATCGCTGGTCCGATGGTCGGATCACAGACTACTGGGACGAGACGTTCACCTCGGCGACAGTCGACGACACCACGTCCTTGGACGACCAGGCCGCCTTCATCGCTTCTCTCGGCACGAACCGTTCGGAGAAGATGCACGATGTCCTCGGCACCATCCAAGCCGACCAGGACACGATCATCCGCGCTCCGGCCAACCGGCCACTGGTCGTCGACGGCGGGCCGGGAACCGGCAAGACCGTGGTCGCGCTCCACCGTGCCGCTTACCTCCTCTATTCCGAGCCCCGCATCTCCAGCGGTGGCGGGATGCTCTTCGTCGGCCCCAACGGAGCATTCCTGTCCTATGTCGATGATGTGCTGCCCCGCCTCGGTGAGGACGGTGTCCGCCTGTGTACGCTCGACGATCTGATTCCGGACGTCACCACCTTCACCGAGGATGAGCACAGCGCTCGTCTCAAGGGAAGCCTGGACCCCGATGCGGTGATGGGGCGAGCAGTAGGCATCTACGAACAGCCGCCGGTGACTTCCCTGGTCATCGACACTGTGTGGGGCGAGCTCGTGGTTGGAGCAGGAGAATGGTCGGCGGCGTTCGCCTCGGTCGACTCGGACGTCGACCACAATTCGGCACGCGAGGAGGTCTGGGACGAATTGTTGGAGAATCTCACTGCGACAGTCGTCGATGCGGTTGAGGACGCGGAACCGGACCAGGTTCGCACCTTTCTCAGTCAGGATCCCGAGCTGCGAGACTGCCTCACTGCAGCCTGGCCGATCCTCGATCCCTTGGACATCGTCGGAGATCTGTGGAGCGTGCCGGCCTACCTGAGTCTGGCCGCACCGAAGCTGGATGAGTCCGAGGTGGCGTGTCTCCAGCGCACGGAGCCCAGGAACTGGACAAGCTCCGATATCCCGCTCCTCGACGCGGCCAGACGCCGCATCGGCGACCCCGCCGATCTGGGAAGGAAGCGTCGAGCCAGAGCGGAGATCGCCGCCGAGCACGATCGCATGGCCGACGTCGTCGACGACCTGATCAATAACGATGACAGTGAACTCATGCCGATGACGATGCTCGCAGGCGATGATATGAGCGGTGCACTGGACAACCCGACCGGACGAGATCCGGTCGCGTCTGACCGTCTGGCCGGGCCATTCGGCCACATCATCGTCGACGAGGCGCAGGAGCTCACGGACGCCCAGTGGCACATGCTCCTCGCTCGGTGCCCGTCGAAGCGCTTCACCATCGTCGGTGACCGGGCGCAGGCCCGGCATGGGTTCGGCCAGACCTGGGACGAACGACTGCACACGATCGGTCTCGACGTCGCTCAGGTCCATCTGAGCATCAACTATCGCACCCCCGCCGAGGTGATGGCTGAGGCGGAACCGGTGATCCGCAGCGTGGTCCCCGACGCCAACGTGCCGCAGTCCGTGCGGCAGTCGGGAGAACCTGTTCGGCACTGTACGGCCGCCGATGCACCATCATTGGTCGAGGCCTGGTTGGAGGCTCACAGCGAGGGGATCGTCTGCATCATCACCGTCTTACCGCACGCGTGGAGTTCCATCGCCGTTGAGCGGGTCAGCGTCTTGGAACCGGGCGAGGTAAAAGGCCTCGAGTTCGATCTGGTGGTCCTGGTGGATCCGGAGAGCTTCGGCACAGGAGTGCAGAGCGGGGTGGACCGCTATGTGTCGATGACTCGCACAACCGCGGAGCTGGTCATCGCGACTGATGAGGCGTCAGCGTGA
- a CDS encoding YdeI/OmpD-associated family protein, with amino-acid sequence MNTNKATVTPIEFSTQLEVINDRPLLRLPADASADLPSRGQVAARAHANGVDFTTVVEPDGMRGHWINVSDELVDQLRATADETVSVTLTPTKDWPETSIPADFGAALDDAPELTDVWAGLTPMARWEWVRWIRATKNADTRARRVEVAISKLESGKRRPCCFDLSSCTDPELSKSGKLLGIS; translated from the coding sequence ATGAACACGAACAAGGCCACAGTGACGCCGATCGAATTCTCCACACAGCTGGAGGTCATCAACGACAGGCCGCTGCTGCGCCTGCCGGCCGATGCCAGTGCCGACCTGCCCTCCCGGGGGCAGGTCGCCGCCCGGGCGCATGCGAACGGGGTCGACTTCACCACAGTCGTCGAACCCGACGGCATGCGCGGACACTGGATCAACGTCAGCGACGAACTCGTCGATCAGCTGCGAGCAACGGCTGACGAGACGGTGAGCGTCACGCTGACGCCCACGAAGGACTGGCCGGAGACCTCGATACCCGCCGACTTCGGCGCTGCCCTCGACGATGCGCCCGAACTCACCGATGTGTGGGCCGGACTGACGCCGATGGCGCGGTGGGAGTGGGTGCGATGGATCAGGGCGACGAAGAATGCGGATACCCGCGCTCGGCGGGTCGAGGTCGCGATTTCGAAGCTGGAGTCTGGCAAGCGGCGCCCCTGCTGCTTCGACCTGTCCTCCTGCACCGATCCGGAGCTGTCGAAGAGCGGGAAGCTCCTCGGAATCTCCTGA
- a CDS encoding 3-hydroxyacyl-CoA dehydrogenase NAD-binding domain-containing protein, translating to MNATAPTYPDIGSITTVTCIGAGTIGGGWAAFFLAQGFRVRVWDPAPDAGEKLSRLIDAAWPALAELDMVEGADKSAWTVHTDLAEAVAGTGFVQESAPENLELKRDLLARIDAVCEENVVIGSSTSGYSMTEMAVEAQHPERLVVGHPFNPPYLIPLVEVVGGEATTVEAVDWAADFYTRIGKSVIRMDREVPGFIANRLQEAQWREALHMIDQGEATVEQIDRSITDGPGLRWPFQGPMLTFHLAGGEGGMAHMLDHFGPSLKSPWTRLDAPELTQSLRDDVVAGCDAASGDMTIPDLIAGRDAGIIALRRLTAELGRAQTAVPQTTGNTDTSTAPIELDVFRTEVIDDWIDYNGHMSEAFYVLVFGFATDQVMDRIGLDEDCRRANKSSLYTVESHIRYLDEVPLGAVLEVAPKLVSAGSKKVHLAYEMRVDGTLVSTEEIIALHVDQTEGSTAPFPDEVIKRIERVRREVPDWVGRRLG from the coding sequence GTGAACGCCACCGCACCGACCTACCCCGACATCGGGTCGATCACGACGGTCACCTGCATCGGAGCCGGAACGATCGGCGGCGGCTGGGCCGCCTTCTTCCTCGCACAGGGATTCAGGGTCAGGGTGTGGGACCCTGCACCCGACGCGGGCGAGAAGCTGTCCCGTCTCATCGATGCCGCATGGCCGGCCCTGGCCGAACTCGACATGGTCGAGGGAGCCGACAAAAGCGCATGGACCGTGCACACCGATCTCGCCGAGGCGGTGGCCGGGACCGGCTTCGTCCAGGAATCGGCACCGGAGAACCTCGAACTCAAGCGCGACCTGCTGGCTCGAATCGACGCCGTGTGCGAGGAAAATGTGGTCATCGGATCGTCGACGTCCGGCTACAGCATGACCGAAATGGCGGTCGAGGCGCAGCATCCCGAGCGCCTCGTCGTCGGCCATCCCTTCAATCCTCCTTATCTCATTCCGCTCGTCGAAGTCGTCGGCGGCGAAGCCACCACCGTTGAAGCCGTCGACTGGGCAGCCGATTTCTACACACGCATCGGCAAATCCGTCATCCGAATGGATCGAGAGGTTCCGGGGTTCATCGCCAACCGGCTCCAGGAGGCCCAGTGGCGCGAGGCGCTGCACATGATCGATCAGGGCGAGGCGACGGTGGAGCAGATCGACCGTTCCATCACCGACGGCCCCGGCCTGCGCTGGCCCTTCCAGGGACCGATGCTGACCTTCCATCTGGCCGGCGGCGAGGGCGGCATGGCCCACATGCTCGACCACTTCGGGCCGTCTCTGAAATCTCCCTGGACCCGCCTCGACGCGCCGGAGCTGACGCAGAGTCTGCGTGATGACGTCGTCGCCGGCTGCGATGCCGCCAGCGGCGACATGACGATCCCCGATCTCATCGCCGGACGGGATGCCGGCATCATCGCCCTGCGCCGGCTCACGGCCGAACTCGGCCGAGCACAGACAGCGGTGCCCCAGACGACGGGGAACACCGATACGTCGACGGCTCCGATCGAACTCGATGTATTTCGCACCGAGGTCATCGATGACTGGATCGACTACAACGGTCACATGTCCGAGGCCTTCTACGTCCTCGTCTTCGGTTTCGCGACCGATCAGGTGATGGACCGGATCGGTCTCGATGAGGACTGTCGCCGTGCGAACAAGTCGTCGCTCTACACTGTCGAGTCCCATATCCGCTATCTCGACGAGGTTCCGCTCGGGGCCGTCCTCGAGGTCGCACCGAAGCTCGTGTCGGCCGGGTCGAAGAAAGTGCACCTCGCCTATGAGATGCGCGTCGACGGCACGCTTGTCTCCACCGAGGAGATCATCGCGCTCCATGTGGATCAGACAGAGGGCTCGACCGCCCCGTTCCCCGACGAGGTGATAAAGCGCATCGAGCGGGTTCGCCGTGAGGTTCCCGATTGGGTCGGGCGCCGACTGGGATGA
- a CDS encoding 3-keto-5-aminohexanoate cleavage protein has translation MNRKVILTCAVTGAGDTANKSEHVPVTPAEIAGDAIAAARAGASVVHIHVRDLETKQGSREVAHYREVVRLIRASDVDPVINLTAGMGGDLVIDPQDPTTHMPGTDLVNALERLPHVEELVPEICTLDCGSLNFGDGSNVYVSTPDMLREGSKKIQTLGVRPELEIFDTGNLWFANVLVEEGLIDPPPLYQLCMGVPYGAPVDVGLLTAMVNMLPAGAQFTSFAIGRNQLPWVAQSVLAGGHARVGLEDNLYLSKGVKATNESLTGRAVDVIEGLGAEVATPDEARNILDLRVQAPTVTGGDL, from the coding sequence ATGAATCGCAAGGTCATTCTCACCTGCGCCGTCACCGGCGCCGGCGATACGGCGAACAAGAGCGAACACGTGCCGGTCACACCGGCCGAGATCGCCGGCGATGCGATCGCGGCCGCTCGTGCCGGGGCCTCTGTCGTGCACATCCATGTCCGCGATCTCGAGACCAAGCAGGGTTCGCGTGAGGTCGCCCACTACCGGGAGGTCGTGCGGCTCATCCGCGCCTCGGATGTCGACCCCGTCATCAACCTCACTGCCGGGATGGGCGGCGACCTCGTCATCGACCCGCAGGATCCGACCACCCATATGCCCGGCACCGATCTCGTCAATGCCCTCGAGCGTCTTCCACACGTCGAAGAGCTGGTCCCCGAAATCTGCACCCTCGACTGTGGATCGCTGAACTTCGGGGACGGTTCGAACGTCTACGTGTCCACTCCCGATATGCTGCGCGAAGGCTCGAAGAAGATCCAGACGCTGGGCGTCCGACCCGAGCTCGAGATCTTCGACACCGGGAATCTGTGGTTCGCCAATGTCCTCGTCGAAGAGGGACTCATCGATCCCCCGCCGCTCTACCAGCTGTGCATGGGCGTTCCCTACGGGGCGCCGGTCGATGTGGGGCTCCTGACGGCGATGGTGAACATGCTGCCCGCCGGTGCCCAGTTCACATCGTTCGCAATCGGCCGCAATCAGCTCCCCTGGGTGGCGCAGTCCGTCCTCGCCGGTGGACACGCCAGGGTCGGTCTCGAGGACAACCTGTACCTGTCCAAGGGTGTCAAAGCCACCAACGAATCACTGACCGGGCGTGCGGTCGACGTCATCGAGGGTCTCGGGGCAGAGGTCGCGACACCGGACGAGGCCCGCAACATCCTCGATCTTCGTGTGCAGGCGCCGACCGTGACCGGAGGCGATCTGTGA
- a CDS encoding TetR family transcriptional regulator C-terminal domain-containing protein — MTDSTRAELTAQRARQALRGSGLSQRQVAANIGIDETKLSKSLSGRRRFAAEELLGLATATGATVRWLLGDESEVSVTPANLRPESRQRAGASLDSSPRRLIVETAWDLFARHGYDTVRIADIAEAAGVSSASIHYHFDGKSELFDATLDYSVKLAFDRQIAWLDAVRSPRSRLQRLLELQSPIGRTTRSEWSIWLQTWSRLALEDPHASDYPANYDRWSQTVRSTIEAGQAEGAFRRGDSGAMADELTSLLDGLGVKVLTGIMDAATFRRRLSNYLKRAIFTPNPDEES; from the coding sequence ATGACGGACAGCACCAGAGCCGAGCTCACGGCGCAGCGTGCCAGACAGGCCCTGCGCGGCAGCGGACTCTCCCAGCGGCAGGTGGCCGCGAACATCGGGATCGACGAGACGAAGCTCTCGAAGTCCCTGTCCGGCCGCCGCAGGTTCGCCGCCGAGGAGCTGCTGGGTCTGGCCACCGCGACGGGGGCCACGGTCAGGTGGCTCCTCGGCGACGAGTCAGAGGTGTCGGTGACACCCGCGAACCTGCGTCCGGAATCCCGACAGCGTGCGGGTGCTTCCCTGGATTCCTCGCCCCGCAGACTCATCGTCGAAACCGCGTGGGACCTGTTTGCCCGCCACGGCTACGACACCGTGCGGATCGCGGACATCGCCGAGGCCGCCGGCGTGTCGAGCGCGAGCATCCACTATCACTTCGACGGCAAGTCCGAGCTCTTCGACGCCACTCTCGACTACTCGGTCAAGCTCGCCTTCGACCGTCAGATCGCTTGGCTCGACGCGGTCCGCAGCCCGCGCAGCAGACTCCAACGGCTGCTCGAGCTGCAGTCACCCATCGGACGCACCACACGCAGCGAGTGGTCGATCTGGCTCCAGACATGGAGCAGGCTCGCCCTCGAGGATCCTCACGCCTCCGACTACCCCGCAAACTACGATCGCTGGTCGCAGACCGTGCGTTCGACGATCGAAGCCGGCCAGGCCGAGGGCGCGTTCCGGCGCGGTGACAGCGGGGCGATGGCCGATGAGCTGACCTCCCTGCTCGACGGCCTCGGGGTCAAGGTGCTGACCGGGATCATGGATGCCGCGACCTTCCGACGCCGGCTCTCCAATTACCTCAAACGCGCAATATTCACACCCAATCCTGATGAGGAGTCATAA
- a CDS encoding pyridoxal phosphate-dependent decarboxylase family protein, translated as MNDDLHSRMHVVSDETRNLVNLVLDYSRRRTLAVDTPLDHPTTESELKRLAGPTITEEGVGSSRALAIFEHIFAPACITTDHPKYLSFIPSAPTKAAVAFDLVVSASALYGGSWLEGAGVVHAENEVLAWLAGEFGLPTDAGGVFVQGGTVGNLSALVAARNAQKAKLGDAKPGRWVIVCSAEAHSSVASAAEVMDVDVAPVPTGDDGILRPDGVRAALDEHGEAVIAVVATSGTTNFGTIDDIAGIATLKEEYDFWLHIDGAYGLAAMLSPLVRHKFAGVESADSVIVDPHKWLFAPFDACALIYRAPTLGRRAHTQRAEYLDTLTDSQEWSPSDYAIQLTRRPRGLPLWYSLASYGAETYREAIGNSIDLAMQIGTEIKRRPNLRLVREPELSVVVFERDGWDREDYQQWSDRLLEDQRAFVVPSSHQGRPNARFAIVNPLTTFEDLVDILDTME; from the coding sequence ATGAACGACGATCTCCATTCCCGCATGCACGTCGTCTCGGACGAGACCCGCAACTTGGTCAACCTCGTCCTCGACTACTCACGCCGACGCACCTTGGCCGTTGACACCCCGCTCGACCACCCGACGACGGAATCCGAGCTCAAGCGCTTGGCGGGTCCGACCATCACCGAGGAGGGCGTCGGCTCGTCGCGTGCCCTGGCGATCTTCGAACACATCTTCGCCCCCGCCTGCATCACCACGGACCACCCGAAGTACCTGTCCTTCATCCCGAGCGCGCCGACGAAGGCCGCAGTGGCCTTCGACCTGGTGGTCTCGGCCAGCGCGCTCTATGGAGGCTCCTGGCTCGAGGGTGCGGGCGTCGTCCATGCTGAGAACGAAGTCCTGGCCTGGCTGGCCGGAGAATTCGGACTGCCGACAGACGCCGGCGGTGTCTTCGTCCAGGGCGGGACGGTCGGCAACCTCTCCGCCCTGGTCGCGGCCCGGAACGCCCAGAAGGCGAAGCTCGGGGACGCGAAGCCGGGTCGCTGGGTCATCGTGTGCAGCGCCGAAGCCCACTCGTCGGTCGCCTCGGCGGCTGAAGTGATGGATGTCGATGTTGCGCCCGTGCCCACCGGCGACGACGGGATTCTGCGCCCCGACGGCGTTCGTGCGGCTCTGGACGAGCACGGTGAGGCCGTCATCGCGGTCGTTGCGACCTCGGGAACGACGAACTTCGGCACGATCGACGACATCGCCGGGATCGCAACGCTCAAGGAGGAGTACGACTTCTGGCTCCACATCGACGGCGCATACGGCCTGGCCGCGATGCTCTCACCGCTGGTCCGGCACAAGTTCGCCGGAGTCGAGTCCGCCGACTCGGTCATCGTCGATCCGCACAAGTGGCTCTTCGCGCCCTTCGACGCCTGCGCCCTCATCTATCGTGCCCCCACACTGGGGAGGCGAGCGCACACGCAGCGCGCAGAATACCTCGACACACTCACCGACTCCCAGGAGTGGAGCCCATCGGACTACGCCATCCAGCTCACGCGCCGGCCTCGGGGTCTTCCCCTGTGGTATTCGCTGGCCAGTTATGGGGCGGAGACCTACCGCGAGGCGATCGGGAACTCGATCGATCTGGCCATGCAGATCGGGACCGAGATCAAGAGACGGCCGAATCTGCGCTTGGTCCGCGAACCCGAGCTCTCGGTCGTCGTCTTCGAACGCGACGGCTGGGACCGCGAGGACTACCAGCAGTGGTCGGATCGCCTGCTCGAGGACCAGCGTGCCTTCGTCGTGCCCAGCTCCCACCAGGGCCGGCCCAATGCTCGATTCGCGATCGTCAACCCGCTCACGACCTTCGAGGACCTCGTCGACATTCTCGACACCATGGAGTGA
- a CDS encoding YczE/YyaS/YitT family protein encodes MSSTPAPKRELANIGPIQQLKSGRLPRRLPQLILGLYLFGASMAMLVTSGLGMMPWDVLHSGIIKHLPLTFGTIVTITSLLVLLIWIPLRQQPGLGTVLNALLIGPFLDLTRLFLPRPEELWWNIALLLGGIMLNGAASAMYIGSQFGPGPRDGLMTGLSRVTGRSIRLVRTLIEVGVVIVGWLLGGVFGLGTALYAVSIGPITQLLLPAFTVELRPKPHS; translated from the coding sequence ATGTCATCGACACCAGCACCGAAGCGCGAACTCGCGAATATCGGTCCGATCCAGCAGCTCAAGAGCGGTCGCCTCCCCCGGCGGCTGCCGCAGCTGATCCTCGGCCTCTACCTCTTCGGCGCATCGATGGCGATGCTCGTGACCTCGGGACTGGGCATGATGCCCTGGGACGTTCTCCACTCGGGCATCATCAAGCACCTGCCGCTGACCTTCGGCACCATCGTCACGATCACCTCGCTCCTCGTCCTGCTCATCTGGATACCGCTGAGGCAGCAGCCCGGACTCGGGACCGTCCTCAACGCCCTGCTCATCGGCCCGTTCCTCGATCTCACCCGACTGTTCCTGCCTCGGCCCGAGGAACTGTGGTGGAACATCGCGCTCCTCCTCGGCGGCATCATGCTCAACGGAGCCGCCTCGGCGATGTACATCGGTTCGCAGTTCGGGCCCGGCCCCCGCGACGGACTGATGACGGGGCTGTCGCGGGTGACCGGGCGGTCGATCCGGCTGGTCCGCACGCTCATCGAGGTCGGTGTCGTCATCGTGGGCTGGCTGCTCGGAGGAGTCTTCGGCCTCGGTACGGCCCTCTACGCGGTGAGCATCGGACCGATCACACAGCTCCTCCTGCCTGCCTTCACCGTCGAGCTCAGGCCGAAACCGCACAGCTGA
- a CDS encoding PLP-dependent aminotransferase family protein, with protein MSTALNSTVMSGTRLAGVIGTGPWPGPAYESLTTAMSRAIADGRIPVGVRLPSEREVASATGLSRTTTTRAFSKLREQGFVLTRRGSGSVVRLPEVPGGRIDHLLTPADADETEIDLTCTASTAPPRLLGAYDRAVAKVHAYLPGTGYYPSGLPVLKELIAERYTARGVRTDPDQILITSGAFGAVAIAVRALIEGRGRVPLIEGRGRVLVESPTYPNAIATLEGAGASLISYPLELDDHGHHWDIETMGHIAAQAHARSAYLIPDFHNPTGALLPEEQRPELGAMLRRNRVVAIFDESLAELGLDGDPTPTPMAAFVPDSITVGSTSKIFWGGLRVGWMRIPSHRIDQVAATRLCLDLGAPVLEQLVAVELMHEHDMIVGEYRTRLRAARDSLAQQVRTHLPSWQVDVPRGGMALWCRLPEDRSAALAIAARRHGLSLVSGPNFAPAGGLDRWIRLPYTVPEAQMDEVGPRLAAAWDEALSFSGRIPPGRARIVA; from the coding sequence ATGAGCACAGCCCTGAACTCGACGGTGATGAGCGGGACCAGACTGGCGGGCGTCATCGGCACTGGCCCCTGGCCCGGTCCCGCCTACGAGTCCCTGACGACCGCGATGTCGCGTGCCATCGCCGACGGGCGCATCCCGGTCGGCGTTCGTCTGCCCAGCGAAAGGGAGGTCGCCTCTGCCACCGGCCTGTCCCGGACCACGACCACTCGGGCGTTCTCGAAGCTGCGCGAGCAGGGCTTCGTCCTCACCCGACGCGGTTCGGGCAGCGTGGTCCGACTGCCGGAGGTTCCCGGCGGCCGCATCGACCATCTGCTGACGCCTGCGGATGCGGACGAGACCGAGATCGACCTCACCTGCACCGCCTCAACGGCACCTCCCCGGCTGCTGGGTGCCTACGATCGCGCGGTCGCGAAGGTCCACGCCTATCTGCCGGGCACCGGCTACTACCCATCGGGCCTGCCGGTGCTCAAAGAACTCATCGCCGAACGCTACACTGCTCGCGGCGTCCGAACCGATCCGGACCAGATCCTCATCACCTCGGGTGCCTTCGGCGCTGTGGCCATTGCCGTGCGGGCACTCATCGAGGGACGCGGGCGCGTCCCACTCATCGAGGGACGCGGGCGCGTTCTCGTCGAGAGCCCGACCTATCCGAATGCGATCGCGACCCTCGAAGGCGCGGGGGCCTCACTGATTTCCTACCCCCTCGAGCTCGACGACCACGGCCACCACTGGGACATCGAGACCATGGGGCACATCGCCGCTCAGGCCCACGCGCGCTCGGCCTATCTCATCCCCGACTTCCACAATCCCACGGGGGCCCTCCTGCCCGAGGAGCAGAGGCCCGAACTCGGTGCCATGCTCAGACGCAACCGTGTGGTGGCGATCTTCGACGAGTCCCTGGCCGAACTCGGTCTCGACGGCGACCCCACACCGACACCGATGGCGGCCTTCGTGCCCGATTCGATCACAGTGGGAAGCACGAGCAAGATCTTCTGGGGAGGGCTCCGCGTCGGGTGGATGCGGATTCCGAGTCATCGCATCGACCAGGTGGCGGCGACGAGGCTGTGCTTGGACCTCGGTGCTCCGGTTCTCGAGCAGCTCGTCGCCGTCGAGCTCATGCATGAGCACGACATGATCGTCGGCGAGTATCGGACGAGGCTGCGGGCGGCCAGGGACAGCCTTGCCCAGCAGGTGCGCACCCATCTCCCGTCGTGGCAGGTCGACGTGCCACGGGGCGGAATGGCCCTGTGGTGCCGACTGCCCGAGGACCGTTCGGCGGCCCTGGCCATCGCTGCGCGGCGGCACGGGCTCAGCCTGGTCTCGGGCCCCAACTTCGCCCCTGCCGGGGGACTGGACCGGTGGATCCGCCTGCCCTACACGGTCCCCGAGGCGCAAATGGACGAGGTCGGGCCCCGCCTGGCCGCGGCCTGGGATGAGGCCCTGAGCTTCAGCGGTCGGATCCCGCCCGGACGCGCACGAATCGTCGCCTGA
- a CDS encoding YggS family pyridoxal phosphate-dependent enzyme codes for MDAREGLNHDGQYSTASTAEEFRLNIAEVQRRIASAAARAGRDPGEIELLPVSKTVAQERIREAVAAGCHRLGENKVQEAFRKSDEMSDLDIEWAVIGHLQSNKARDVAKFASEFQALDRLKVAAALERRLEAEGRELDVYVQVNTSGEDSKFGMPPEELPDFLRRLPQFSRLNVRGLMTLAVFSSDIERVRTCFQRLRTLRDRAREADPDLVGAGRLSMGMSGDFEVAVEEGADCVRVGQAIFGRRALPDSYYWPEND; via the coding sequence ATGGATGCACGTGAGGGACTCAACCACGACGGACAGTACTCGACGGCGTCGACCGCGGAGGAATTCAGGCTCAACATCGCCGAGGTGCAGCGACGCATCGCCTCGGCGGCTGCGCGAGCGGGCCGGGACCCCGGCGAGATCGAACTGCTGCCCGTGAGCAAGACCGTGGCCCAGGAGCGGATCCGCGAAGCGGTTGCCGCCGGCTGTCACAGGCTGGGCGAGAACAAGGTGCAGGAGGCCTTCCGGAAGTCGGATGAGATGTCCGATCTCGACATCGAGTGGGCGGTGATCGGTCATCTGCAGTCGAACAAGGCCCGCGACGTTGCGAAGTTCGCCTCCGAGTTCCAAGCCCTCGACCGTCTCAAGGTGGCGGCCGCGCTCGAGCGGCGGCTGGAAGCGGAAGGACGCGAGCTCGACGTCTACGTGCAGGTCAACACCTCCGGTGAGGATTCCAAGTTCGGAATGCCGCCGGAAGAGCTGCCCGACTTCCTCAGGCGGCTCCCGCAGTTCTCGAGGCTGAACGTGCGGGGCCTGATGACCCTCGCGGTGTTCTCCTCCGACATCGAACGCGTCCGCACCTGCTTCCAGCGCCTGCGGACACTGCGTGACCGGGCACGCGAGGCCGATCCGGACCTCGTGGGCGCAGGGCGCCTGTCGATGGGCATGTCCGGTGACTTCGAGGTCGCCGTAGAGGAAGGCGCCGACTGTGTGCGCGTGGGTCAGGCCATCTTCGGCAGGAGAGCACTGCCCGACAGCTACTATTGGCCGGAGAACGACTGA